The following proteins are encoded in a genomic region of Salminus brasiliensis chromosome 25, fSalBra1.hap2, whole genome shotgun sequence:
- the cd44a gene encoding uncharacterized protein cd44a yields the protein MQTDLLVLVMSGLVLLRSTWSQAVQTGRCSYAGVVHLEGSGPYSLNYQQAMQLCQNLGYSLATEEQLTKAYNQGLKTCRNGWIEGQKTSFIPNDVDPKCTVSTTGITSHVQEEDNLSDVYCFTYADSSEISCEDAANPTPAPVSSQTTHSELNTTIANPEEDVLDEVIADGFIVDIKETTPSVKKERSEDITNTATTPNPGGNPSESSQGDIITTVIVPKDPEVTTEEPKNENADTSPTIIPDQDTTEFPKENSEGTTAKIASTDLEITKHDTSEKLTAEETIKEFMNRNMEGSGMSPETLIEKTPEDLVTASSINTPVEDLRSTTRLLWFSKAVDGSGMEPEGTTSIKPTSKGTPKPNIIIEMEEPGVTDNKSSEVEVEEVANIETRAEAPKERNNMPDPDPTASALAEEGTPGWLIIFAFCMTLGAILCIFAGIATKDKWYGPSRRSVNSTPTETNEDYGKAATLPLSDKEQELMTLMNGEPKNDKDFTVISLEEAPEKEYLM from the exons ATGCAGACGGATCTGCTCGTGTTGGTCATGTCTGGATTAGTGCTGCTTCGGTCTACCTGGAGTCAAG CTGTTCAAACAGGCAGATGCAGCTACGCTGGTGTCGTCCATCTGGAAGGAAGTGGCCCGTACTCTCTGAACTACCAGCAGGCCATGCAGCTCTGCCAAAACTTAGGCTACAGTTTGGCTACAGAGGAGCAACTTACCAAGGCCTATAACCAAGGCCTGAAAACTTGCAG aaatggctggATTGAAGGCCAAAAAACATCCTTCATTCCAAACGATGTCGACCCAAAATGCACTGTCAGCACCACTGGAATCACTTCCCATGTCCAGGAAGAAGACAACCTTTCTGATGTCTACTGCTTCACTTATGCAG ATTCTTCAGAAATAAGCTGTGAAGATGCTGCTAATCCCACTCCAGCGCCTGTAAGCAGTCAGACTACGCACTCAGAGCTGAACACAACAA TTGCAAACCCTGAAGAAGACGTTCTTGATGAAGTCATAGCTGACGGatttatagtggatattaaaGAAACAACACCGTCTGTGAAAAAGGAAAGGTCAGAAGATATTACCAACACAGCCACTACACCTAACCCAGGTGGAAATCCATCTGAATCATCTCAGGGGGACATTATCACAACAGTAATTGTGCCCAAAGATCCTGAAGTGACAACAGAAGAACCAAAAAATGAGAATGCTGATACGTCACCCACCATTATTCCTGACCAAGACACAACAGAGTTCCCCAAGGAGAACAGTGAAGGCACCACTGCAAAGATCGCCTCCACTGACCTTGAGATTACTAAGCATGACACTTCAGAGAAGCTCACCGCTGAGGAAACCATTAAGGAGTTCATGAATAGGAACATGGAAGGATCAGGGATGTCTCCAGAGACTCTCATTGAAAAAACGCCTGAAGATCTCGTCACTGCCAGCAGCATCAACACGCCTGTGGAGGACTTACGTTCCACTACCCGTTTGCTGTGGTTCTCTAAAGCGGTGGATGGGTCTGGGATGGAGCCTGAAGGTACCACCTCAATCAAGCCAACCTCAAAAGGAACCCCTAAACCAAACATCATAATAGAAATGGAAGAACCAGGAGTAACAGACAACAAAAGTTCAGAAGTAGAAGTTGAAGAAGTTGCAAACATAGAAACAAGGGCTGAAG CACCCAAAGAGCGTAATAATATGCCAGATCCAGATCCCACAGCATCTGCACTGGCAGAAGAGGGCACGCCTG GTTGGCTGATTATCTTTGCATTCTGCATGACACTTGGCGCCATTCTCTGCATATTTGCTGGGATCGCAACTAAAGACAA gtGGTACGGGCCAAGTAGGCGGAGCGTCAACAGCACACCCACTGAGACCAATGAGGATTACGGTAAAGCAGCAACTCTTCCGCTGTCGGACAAGGAGCAGGAGCTGATGACACTTATGAACGGAGAACCGAAGAATGATAAAGACTTCACTGTAATTTCTCTAGAAGAAGCTCCAGAAAAGGAATATCTAATGTAG